Proteins co-encoded in one Chroicocephalus ridibundus chromosome 6, bChrRid1.1, whole genome shotgun sequence genomic window:
- the LGI1 gene encoding leucine-rich glioma-inactivated protein 1 isoform X1, translated as MGNASRPFRRIAYFLCLLSVLLLTEGKKPVKPKCPAWCTCTKDNALCENARSIPRSVPPDVISLSFVRSAFTKIPEGSFLLTPSLQLLLFTSNTFDVISDDAFMGLPHLEYLFIENNSIKSISRNTFRGLKSLIHLSLANNNLQSLPKDIFKGLDSLTNVDLRGNAFNCDCKLKWLVEWLGSTNATVEDIYCESPPEYKKRKINSLSPKEFDCIITEFEVYQSLPYQSLSVDTFSYMNDEHVVIAQPFTGKCIFLEWDHVEVMFRNYDNITGTSTVVCKPIVIESQLYVIVAQLFGGSHIYKRDIFANKFIKIQDIEILKIRKPNDIETFRIAEDWYFVVADSSKAGFTTVYKWNGNGFYSHQSLHAWYRDTDVEYLEISGKPHLILSSSSQRPVIYQWNKGTNEFVKRFDIQDMEDAYAVKHFKVKEDVYICLTRFIGDSKVMKWGGSAFLDLQRMPSRGSMVFQPLQISNYQYAILGSDYSFTQVYYWDAEKAKFVKFQELNVQAPRSFIHVSIDKRDFLFASSFKGTTLIYKHVIVDLSA; from the exons ATGGGAAATGCCAGCAGACCCTTTAGAAGAATTGCTTATTTCTTATGCCTTTTATCTGTGCTTTTGCTGACTGAAGGGAAGAAACCAGTGAAGCCAAAATGTCCTGCCTGGTGTACTTGTACCAAAGATAATGCTTTATGTGAAAATGCCAGATCTATTCCTCGCAGCGTTCCGCCTGATGTTATCTCACT atCCTTTGTGAGATCTGCTTTTACTAAAATCCCAGAAGGGAGTTTTTTGCTCACACCATCTCTGCAGCTtct GTTGTTTACATCCAACACTTTTGATGTTATTAGTGATGATGCTTTCATGGGCCTTCCTCATCTAGAATATTT GTTCATAGAGAACAACAGCATTAAGTCAATTTCAAGAAATACTTTCAGAGGACTGAAATCTTTAATTCACCT GAGTCTCGCAAATAATAATCTTCAATCGCTTCCAAAAGACATATTCAAAGGCTTGGATTCTTTAACAAATGT GGATCTTAGAGGCAATGCATTTAATTGTGACTGCAAGCTGAAGTGGTTAGTGGAATGGCTGGGCAGCACCAATGCGACAGTTGAAGACATTTACTGTGAAAGCCCACCAGAATACAAGAAGCGCAAAATCAATAGCCTCTCGCCGAAAGAATTTGATTGCATTATTACAG AATTTGAAGTTTATCAGTCCCTGCCGTACCAGTCTCTGTCAGTAGATACTTTCTCATACATGAATGATGAACATGTGGTTATTGCTCAGCCTTttactggaaaatgcatttttcttgaaTGGGACCATGTAGAAGTGATGTTCAGGAATTACGACAACATTACAG GTACTTCAACTGTTGTGTGTAAACCTATAGTTATTGAGAGTCAGCTGTATGTCATTGTCGCGCAGCTCTTTGGAGGCTCCCACATATATAAAAGAGATATTTTTGCTAATAAGTTTATAAAAATTCAAGATATTGAAATCCTTAAAATCCGAAAACCCAATGACATTGAAACTTTCAGGATTGCTGAAGACTGGTATTTTGTTGTTGCAGACAGTTCAAAAGCTGGTTTCACCACGGTTTACAAATGGAATGGGAATGGATTTTATTCCCATCAGTCTCTGCATGCCTGGTACAGAGATACTGATGTGGAGTATCTTGAAATATCCGGCAAACCACATTTAATTCTgtcaagtagttcccaaagaccCGTAATATATCAATGGAACAAAGGAACAAATGAATTTGTTAAGCGTTTTGATATCCAAGATATGGAAGATGCGTATGCAGTGAAGCATTTCAAAGTGAAAGAGGATGTATACATTTGCTTAACAAGATTTATTGGGGACTCTAAAGTAATGAAATGGGGTGGTTCAGCATTTCTGGATTTACAAAGGATGCCATCCCGAGGGTCAATGGTATTCCAACCGCTTCAGATAAGTAATTATCAATATGCCATTCTTGGAAGTGATTATTCTTTCACTCAAGTCTATTATTGGGATGCTGAAAAGGCAAAATTTGTGAAGTTTCAAGAATTAAACGTACAGGCACCAAGATCTTTCATACATGTCTCCATCGATAAACGagattttctctttgcttcaaGTTTTAAGGGAACTACATTGATTTATAAACATGTCATAGTTGACTTAAGCGCATGA
- the LGI1 gene encoding leucine-rich glioma-inactivated protein 1 isoform X2, whose amino-acid sequence MGLPHLEYLFIENNSIKSISRNTFRGLKSLIHLSLANNNLQSLPKDIFKGLDSLTNVDLRGNAFNCDCKLKWLVEWLGSTNATVEDIYCESPPEYKKRKINSLSPKEFDCIITEFEVYQSLPYQSLSVDTFSYMNDEHVVIAQPFTGKCIFLEWDHVEVMFRNYDNITGTSTVVCKPIVIESQLYVIVAQLFGGSHIYKRDIFANKFIKIQDIEILKIRKPNDIETFRIAEDWYFVVADSSKAGFTTVYKWNGNGFYSHQSLHAWYRDTDVEYLEISGKPHLILSSSSQRPVIYQWNKGTNEFVKRFDIQDMEDAYAVKHFKVKEDVYICLTRFIGDSKVMKWGGSAFLDLQRMPSRGSMVFQPLQISNYQYAILGSDYSFTQVYYWDAEKAKFVKFQELNVQAPRSFIHVSIDKRDFLFASSFKGTTLIYKHVIVDLSA is encoded by the exons ATGGGCCTTCCTCATCTAGAATATTT GTTCATAGAGAACAACAGCATTAAGTCAATTTCAAGAAATACTTTCAGAGGACTGAAATCTTTAATTCACCT GAGTCTCGCAAATAATAATCTTCAATCGCTTCCAAAAGACATATTCAAAGGCTTGGATTCTTTAACAAATGT GGATCTTAGAGGCAATGCATTTAATTGTGACTGCAAGCTGAAGTGGTTAGTGGAATGGCTGGGCAGCACCAATGCGACAGTTGAAGACATTTACTGTGAAAGCCCACCAGAATACAAGAAGCGCAAAATCAATAGCCTCTCGCCGAAAGAATTTGATTGCATTATTACAG AATTTGAAGTTTATCAGTCCCTGCCGTACCAGTCTCTGTCAGTAGATACTTTCTCATACATGAATGATGAACATGTGGTTATTGCTCAGCCTTttactggaaaatgcatttttcttgaaTGGGACCATGTAGAAGTGATGTTCAGGAATTACGACAACATTACAG GTACTTCAACTGTTGTGTGTAAACCTATAGTTATTGAGAGTCAGCTGTATGTCATTGTCGCGCAGCTCTTTGGAGGCTCCCACATATATAAAAGAGATATTTTTGCTAATAAGTTTATAAAAATTCAAGATATTGAAATCCTTAAAATCCGAAAACCCAATGACATTGAAACTTTCAGGATTGCTGAAGACTGGTATTTTGTTGTTGCAGACAGTTCAAAAGCTGGTTTCACCACGGTTTACAAATGGAATGGGAATGGATTTTATTCCCATCAGTCTCTGCATGCCTGGTACAGAGATACTGATGTGGAGTATCTTGAAATATCCGGCAAACCACATTTAATTCTgtcaagtagttcccaaagaccCGTAATATATCAATGGAACAAAGGAACAAATGAATTTGTTAAGCGTTTTGATATCCAAGATATGGAAGATGCGTATGCAGTGAAGCATTTCAAAGTGAAAGAGGATGTATACATTTGCTTAACAAGATTTATTGGGGACTCTAAAGTAATGAAATGGGGTGGTTCAGCATTTCTGGATTTACAAAGGATGCCATCCCGAGGGTCAATGGTATTCCAACCGCTTCAGATAAGTAATTATCAATATGCCATTCTTGGAAGTGATTATTCTTTCACTCAAGTCTATTATTGGGATGCTGAAAAGGCAAAATTTGTGAAGTTTCAAGAATTAAACGTACAGGCACCAAGATCTTTCATACATGTCTCCATCGATAAACGagattttctctttgcttcaaGTTTTAAGGGAACTACATTGATTTATAAACATGTCATAGTTGACTTAAGCGCATGA